From a single Cyclobacterium marinum DSM 745 genomic region:
- a CDS encoding IS91 family transposase → METANSRNCGAELSDILGSQKENFLGKGRLCADQAKAYNDILDCRTAKMGSHTLTCDTCGKSRVSYNSCRNRHCPKCQYVRQLLWVEKLQCRLLPVRYFHVVFTIPKFLKPLFYLNQRECYGMLFAASALAVKKAASNPAFLGVDSGCLSVLHTWGQALNYHPHIHMLVPAGGPDPDNMEWIAANKKFFVPVKALSGIFRGVFMENLFHALRSNQLRIPEKQKGMYATPELVKKEAYSKSWHVYIKKTFKGTNQVVSYLGRYTHRVAISNSRIHSVENGTVKFSWKDYRDRKTKIMELPCGEFTRRFMQHVLPSGFYKIRYYGIMSSANSKTKMEDCFRLLKAARLISFYEGLSTYEILEEILGQDPFRCPGCETGKMMYGLAEGKGTDP, encoded by the coding sequence ATGGAAACGGCCAATAGCAGGAACTGTGGGGCGGAGCTTTCCGATATTTTGGGTTCCCAAAAGGAAAACTTTTTGGGAAAGGGGAGGCTATGCGCCGACCAGGCGAAGGCCTACAATGACATTCTAGACTGCAGGACTGCAAAAATGGGCAGTCATACCCTCACCTGCGACACCTGTGGCAAAAGCAGGGTAAGTTACAACAGCTGCCGTAACCGCCACTGTCCCAAGTGCCAGTATGTCAGGCAGCTTTTATGGGTGGAAAAGCTGCAGTGTAGGTTGCTCCCAGTTAGGTATTTTCACGTCGTGTTCACCATACCGAAATTCCTCAAGCCCCTGTTCTATCTCAACCAGCGGGAATGCTACGGCATGCTCTTTGCTGCATCGGCCCTTGCGGTGAAGAAGGCAGCATCGAACCCTGCCTTCCTGGGGGTGGACAGTGGCTGCCTGTCGGTGCTCCATACCTGGGGACAGGCACTCAATTACCACCCCCATATCCACATGCTGGTGCCTGCCGGAGGGCCCGACCCCGACAACATGGAATGGATAGCTGCGAACAAAAAGTTTTTTGTGCCAGTGAAAGCCCTCTCAGGTATATTCAGGGGGGTATTCATGGAAAATCTCTTTCATGCCTTGCGGTCAAACCAGCTCAGGATACCTGAAAAACAGAAAGGGATGTACGCCACCCCGGAGCTTGTAAAAAAGGAAGCTTATTCGAAGTCCTGGCATGTCTATATCAAAAAAACGTTCAAAGGTACCAACCAGGTAGTTAGCTATCTAGGCAGGTACACCCACAGGGTGGCCATCAGCAACAGCCGGATACATTCTGTCGAAAACGGCACGGTAAAGTTCAGTTGGAAGGATTACAGGGACCGTAAAACCAAAATCATGGAACTTCCGTGCGGCGAATTCACTCGCAGGTTCATGCAACACGTACTTCCAAGCGGATTTTACAAGATAAGGTATTATGGGATCATGTCATCGGCGAACAGCAAGACCAAAATGGAGGACTGTTTTAGGCTGCTGAAAGCGGCAAGGCTCATTTCCTTTTATGAGGGATTGTCGACCTATGAGATTTTGGAGGAAATACTGGGTCAGGACCCGTTCAGGTGTCCGGGATGCGAAACCGGAAAGATGATGTATGGCCTTGCTGAGGGGAAAGGAACAGACCCATAA
- a CDS encoding nucleotidyltransferase family protein, with protein sequence MEELKRHIDQIKALCDTNNVISLFAFGSVTTEGFSSESDIDLIVDIEENDPLTYSDNYFNLKFALEQLLKREIDLLEQKAIKNPYLKQQIEKTKVQVYGKSNQDLAV encoded by the coding sequence ATGGAAGAGCTGAAAAGACATATTGACCAGATAAAGGCACTCTGTGACACCAACAATGTGATAAGTCTTTTTGCTTTCGGTTCGGTAACAACTGAAGGTTTCAGTTCTGAAAGTGATATTGATTTGATAGTCGATATTGAAGAAAATGATCCTTTAACCTATTCCGATAATTATTTTAATTTAAAGTTTGCGCTAGAGCAATTACTAAAAAGAGAGATTGACCTCTTGGAACAAAAAGCTATAAAGAATCCTTACCTAAAGCAGCAGATTGAAAAAACAAAAGTCCAAGTGTATGGAAAATCAAATCAGGACTTGGCTGTCTGA
- a CDS encoding DUF6438 domain-containing protein, with protein MKITFYIFFFLTLLSCNKREEENISQKLNGFWFNDDKILLFRDSVMMHPIYEAPGLFEFTINDGMLIVKNTQEYFENIYDTCFVKLEKENELTLVIDDVGYTFKKFESTPSMNFHRLYFEIEPCHGFCPVFQVEIFPDGTVNFNGIEYTEIEGPEEYNLNIEIINELNNLLEVVKIIDYPDDKFSNPPDSPRFNMVVEYPNEIKISIIDGLFEGKYENIVRYFYFFERQLIENSP; from the coding sequence ATGAAGATAACCTTCTACATATTTTTCTTTCTGACTCTCCTTTCATGCAATAAAAGAGAAGAAGAAAATATTTCTCAAAAACTAAATGGATTTTGGTTTAACGATGATAAAATTCTTTTATTCAGGGATTCAGTAATGATGCATCCTATTTATGAAGCTCCAGGCTTGTTTGAGTTCACCATTAATGATGGAATGCTAATCGTCAAGAATACTCAGGAATACTTTGAAAACATCTATGATACCTGCTTTGTAAAACTTGAAAAAGAAAATGAATTAACCTTAGTAATTGATGATGTAGGTTACACATTCAAAAAATTTGAATCTACACCAAGCATGAATTTTCATAGGCTATACTTTGAAATTGAACCTTGTCATGGGTTTTGTCCAGTTTTTCAAGTAGAAATTTTCCCAGATGGCACAGTTAATTTTAATGGAATAGAGTACACTGAAATAGAAGGTCCAGAGGAGTATAATTTGAATATAGAAATAATAAATGAATTAAATAACCTATTAGAAGTGGTTAAAATAATAGATTATCCTGATGATAAATTTTCAAACCCACCTGATTCTCCAAGATTTAATATGGTTGTGGAATATCCAAATGAAATAAAAATTTCAATAATTGATGGATTGTTTGAAGGGAAATATGAAAACATCGTAAGGTATTTTTACTTTTTTGAAAGGCAGTTAATTGAAAACAGTCCATAA
- a CDS encoding HepT-like ribonuclease domain-containing protein, which yields MENQIRTWLSDIKQAIDEINLFMPEKRDFFEFRNDLKTRRAIERNVEIIGEAVSRILKVDPNIQIKNSRKIVDTRNRIIH from the coding sequence ATGGAAAATCAAATCAGGACTTGGCTGTCTGATATAAAACAGGCAATTGATGAAATCAATCTTTTCATGCCTGAAAAAAGAGATTTTTTTGAATTCCGGAATGATTTAAAAACCAGAAGAGCCATTGAACGGAATGTGGAAATAATCGGAGAGGCCGTAAGCAGAATTCTGAAGGTGGATCCCAATATACAGATCAAAAACTCTAGGAAGATTGTTGACACTAGGAACAGGATTATTCACTGA
- a CDS encoding DoxX family protein codes for MNVLLWIVQGLLTLMFLMAGAMKLSKSKKELREKLGDWVDQYTDISIKLIGLAELLGAVGLILPMAIGVLPILTPLAAIGLAMTMVGAMKVHYERKEKSKVITNIVLMLLAVFVVIGRLYLAPIV; via the coding sequence ATGAATGTACTACTGTGGATAGTCCAAGGTCTACTGACCCTCATGTTTTTAATGGCCGGAGCTATGAAGCTCAGTAAATCAAAAAAAGAGCTCCGAGAAAAATTGGGGGACTGGGTAGACCAATACACCGATATCAGTATAAAGCTGATTGGTCTTGCGGAGCTGCTAGGAGCAGTAGGCCTCATCCTGCCAATGGCTATTGGTGTCCTTCCAATACTAACCCCATTAGCTGCAATTGGGCTGGCCATGACTATGGTTGGTGCTATGAAAGTTCACTATGAACGAAAAGAAAAAAGCAAGGTAATAACAAACATCGTTTTGATGTTGCTTGCCGTATTTGTGGTGATTGGAAGGCTATACTTAGCACCAATTGTATAG
- the xerA gene encoding site-specific tyrosine recombinase/integron integrase, which translates to MWKTIILKNDRFQKLPIIRLEFPYDFELKEIVKGFPECKWYLKERVWAVPYTPTQVSELLQYFKEKKIWLDYSRIQKVDLPDKHPELPQLDAPLHSEIRRFKDWLRNRRYSEATIKSYSEAVAFFFRFLNNKPPGSITNEDLEIFNRDYIIRRKYSVSYQSQVINGVKLFFNILEERVLDPEIIKRPKKAKSLPNVLSKQEVKDILQALSNLKHRFMLVLLYSCGLRRSEILNLQIEHIQYDRGMILVKNSKGKKDRVVRFPEILHDLYGEYLKAYQPKKYLIEGRGGGQYSARSLAEVLKAAVEKAGIKKPVTPHWLRHSYATHLHEGGTDIRYIQELLGHQSSKTTEIYTHVSNREMREIRSPIEDMDIKI; encoded by the coding sequence ATGTGGAAAACCATAATTTTGAAAAACGATAGGTTTCAAAAGCTGCCTATCATACGCTTGGAATTCCCTTATGATTTCGAATTAAAAGAGATTGTTAAAGGATTTCCGGAATGCAAATGGTACCTCAAAGAGCGGGTTTGGGCAGTTCCTTATACACCGACTCAAGTGTCTGAATTATTACAGTATTTTAAAGAGAAAAAGATTTGGTTGGATTACAGCCGGATACAGAAAGTAGATTTACCGGACAAACATCCTGAACTACCTCAATTGGATGCACCTTTACATTCAGAGATTCGGCGATTTAAGGATTGGCTTCGCAATAGGCGGTATTCCGAAGCAACGATCAAATCCTATTCTGAGGCAGTGGCGTTTTTTTTCAGGTTTTTGAATAACAAGCCACCCGGTTCTATTACCAATGAGGATTTGGAGATCTTTAACAGGGATTACATCATCAGAAGAAAGTATTCCGTTTCCTACCAATCTCAAGTAATCAATGGCGTAAAATTATTTTTCAATATATTGGAAGAGCGGGTGTTAGACCCAGAAATTATTAAACGTCCAAAGAAAGCAAAGAGTCTGCCTAATGTATTAAGTAAGCAAGAAGTGAAGGATATTTTACAGGCCTTATCCAATCTTAAGCACCGTTTTATGTTGGTGCTGCTTTATTCGTGTGGACTAAGAAGGAGCGAAATATTAAACCTACAGATTGAGCACATTCAATACGATAGGGGTATGATTTTGGTTAAAAATAGTAAAGGCAAAAAAGATAGGGTAGTCCGGTTTCCTGAGATATTACATGATTTGTATGGGGAGTATTTAAAAGCCTATCAGCCAAAGAAATACCTGATCGAGGGAAGAGGAGGAGGGCAATACAGTGCCAGGAGCCTGGCAGAAGTATTAAAAGCTGCGGTGGAAAAGGCAGGCATTAAAAAGCCGGTCACACCGCATTGGTTGAGACATTCTTATGCCACACATCTGCATGAAGGGGGTACGGATATACGGTATATCCAAGAGCTACTGGGCCACCAGAGCAGTAAAACCACAGAGATTTATACACATGTAAGTAATCGAGAAATGAGAGAGATCAGAAGTCCAATAGAGGATATGGACATAAAAATATAA
- a CDS encoding GNAT family N-acetyltransferase: protein MNFIKTDITETIDNLRSQLYKSLKAPIDAMWEQLYIGSSQHYLIEENETLGYCCINEAGSLTQIFLTKNHLALMEKVIQKLIATGLINSASLSSNEPVAFNACLFHSKSKKTNTFCFQHENNEVKVDSNLKIELVNTDNIPAVKLFLKEQVGMDDTFGYTENLVARKEIFMLKESEAIVATSECRMSDSQPEIADLGIIVNRKFQGKGLATQIMKMQVNRILQSGRKPICSTTLDNIASRKVIEKSGFYCSNIIFDINFKNVF from the coding sequence ATGAATTTTATTAAAACAGATATTACAGAAACAATTGATAATTTAAGGTCACAGTTATATAAATCATTAAAAGCTCCCATTGATGCAATGTGGGAACAGCTTTACATAGGTTCATCACAACATTATCTAATTGAAGAAAATGAAACACTAGGTTATTGCTGCATTAATGAAGCAGGAAGTTTAACTCAAATATTTCTTACTAAAAACCATCTAGCACTGATGGAGAAGGTAATTCAAAAATTAATTGCAACCGGATTAATAAATTCTGCAAGCTTGAGTTCAAACGAACCTGTGGCATTTAACGCATGTTTGTTTCATTCAAAATCGAAGAAGACAAATACCTTTTGTTTTCAGCATGAGAACAATGAAGTGAAAGTTGATTCAAACCTAAAAATTGAATTGGTCAATACAGACAATATTCCAGCAGTAAAGCTATTTCTAAAAGAACAAGTTGGTATGGATGACACTTTTGGCTATACAGAGAATCTTGTAGCAAGAAAAGAAATATTTATGCTTAAGGAGTCTGAAGCAATCGTAGCAACAAGTGAATGCAGAATGAGCGATTCTCAACCAGAAATTGCAGACCTAGGAATTATCGTGAATCGTAAATTTCAGGGTAAAGGACTAGCAACGCAAATCATGAAAATGCAAGTAAACAGAATTCTCCAAAGCGGAAGAAAACCAATTTGTTCAACAACATTGGATAATATTGCGTCCAGAAAAGTAATTGAAAAATCAGGATTTTATTGTTCGAATATAATTTTTGACATCAATTTTAAAAATGTTTTTTAG
- a CDS encoding tyrosine-type recombinase/integrase, translating to MYQEMQIRNYSPRSIQNYISQVSLVSGHFEKSPDQINLSELKEYLSHKIETKNLSASSVNQTISAFKILFRDVLGRDWNPVKIKRPRRPKPLPVVFSKEEISHILDGIINRKHYCLVALTYGSGLRLGEVIGLKFGDIDSDRMQLRVRGGKGNKDRYTLLSMELLEKLREYYKYYRPKTYLFEGRTAGKAYSKRSVQDLFKKILLQSKVKKDATFHTLRHTFATHLLEQGTNIRVIQELLGHRSLRTTSVYLHVTNFDPSKIKSPLDKL from the coding sequence ATGTATCAGGAGATGCAGATCAGAAACTACTCTCCCAGAAGTATCCAAAATTACATTTCCCAAGTATCACTAGTTTCCGGCCATTTTGAAAAAAGTCCCGACCAGATCAACCTATCCGAGCTAAAAGAGTATCTTTCTCACAAGATTGAGACAAAAAACCTGTCGGCCTCGAGCGTAAACCAGACTATCAGTGCGTTCAAAATTCTTTTTAGGGACGTTCTCGGCAGAGACTGGAACCCGGTAAAGATCAAACGGCCCAGACGTCCTAAACCTCTTCCGGTCGTCTTTTCAAAAGAGGAGATATCCCATATCCTCGACGGTATTATAAACAGAAAACACTATTGCCTGGTTGCTCTCACCTATGGCTCCGGCCTGAGGCTTGGTGAGGTGATTGGCCTTAAGTTTGGCGATATCGACAGCGACAGGATGCAGTTGAGAGTCCGCGGAGGCAAGGGAAACAAGGATAGGTATACTCTCCTTTCCATGGAACTGTTGGAAAAGCTACGAGAGTATTACAAGTACTACCGTCCCAAAACCTATCTTTTCGAAGGTCGTACGGCAGGTAAGGCATACAGCAAAAGGAGTGTCCAGGACCTGTTCAAAAAGATCCTTCTGCAAAGCAAGGTAAAGAAGGATGCCACTTTCCATACACTCCGGCATACATTTGCCACACATCTTCTTGAGCAGGGCACCAACATTAGGGTGATCCAAGAACTCTTGGGGCATAGATCCCTGAGAACGACCTCGGTTTATCTGCATGTAACCAACTTCGATCCCTCGAAGATCAAAAGTCCCCTGGATAAGCTGTGA
- a CDS encoding Crp/Fnr family transcriptional regulator gives MNKINVKKKQILQSKGSLHSKAYIVESGLLRSYTIDENGKEHIFMFGPEDWIVTDYAAPDEPCDLYIDALEDSVVIQIEKNTELEIDHKKIIKRIRVLQKRIIMLMSASAIDRYEHFISTYPTIAQRVPQYMIASYLGITPEALSAAKSQHLKYLK, from the coding sequence ATGAATAAAATCAATGTAAAAAAGAAACAAATCTTACAAAGCAAAGGAAGTCTGCATAGTAAGGCGTATATTGTTGAATCTGGTTTGCTCAGAAGTTATACCATCGATGAAAATGGCAAAGAACATATTTTTATGTTCGGTCCCGAAGATTGGATAGTTACTGACTATGCTGCCCCAGATGAACCCTGCGATTTGTATATTGATGCCTTAGAAGATTCCGTGGTTATACAAATTGAAAAAAACACCGAATTAGAAATTGACCATAAAAAAATCATAAAGCGGATTAGGGTGCTGCAAAAAAGGATTATTATGCTTATGAGCGCATCTGCAATTGATCGCTACGAACACTTTATTTCAACCTACCCCACCATCGCTCAAAGGGTGCCTCAATACATGATTGCATCCTATTTAGGGATTACTCCTGAAGCATTGAGTGCTGCCAAAAGCCAACACCTTAAGTATCTTAAATAG
- a CDS encoding NRDE family protein, which translates to MCLLTFSWNQHPEYKLIMVANRDEYFNRPTKGLHQWDNGIYAGKDLKGGGTWLGFHTNGKFAALTNYRDPQNDKPLSKTRGELVTNFLNGSQSPKDYLKQIEEKKKDYNGFNLLVAEKKELLVFSNYGGGVQQVPPGIHGLSNAFLNTPWPKVEAAKADLKKLLEHKSPKLDDLLTLLQSKEKAPIELLPDTGIPMDLEQTISSQFIRVEDYYGTVNTTALRWGHDGTVSIKEVRTIPEKEVNESTFVSW; encoded by the coding sequence ATGTGCTTACTGACATTTAGCTGGAATCAGCATCCCGAATACAAACTTATAATGGTTGCCAACAGGGATGAATACTTTAATCGTCCGACCAAAGGCCTCCACCAATGGGACAATGGGATTTATGCCGGAAAGGATTTAAAGGGAGGAGGCACATGGTTGGGTTTCCATACCAATGGTAAATTTGCGGCCTTAACCAATTATAGAGATCCCCAAAATGACAAGCCATTAAGCAAAACCAGGGGTGAATTGGTAACCAACTTTTTAAATGGAAGCCAATCTCCCAAGGACTATTTGAAGCAAATAGAAGAAAAAAAGAAAGACTACAATGGTTTCAATCTCTTGGTGGCCGAAAAGAAAGAACTGTTGGTATTTTCCAACTATGGAGGGGGTGTCCAACAGGTGCCTCCGGGTATCCATGGGCTTTCCAATGCTTTTCTAAACACCCCCTGGCCAAAAGTAGAAGCCGCCAAAGCAGATCTTAAAAAATTACTGGAGCATAAATCCCCAAAGCTGGATGATTTGTTGACCTTATTACAATCAAAGGAAAAAGCCCCTATCGAATTACTTCCGGATACCGGTATTCCTATGGACTTGGAACAAACCATTTCTTCACAATTTATTCGGGTAGAAGATTACTATGGCACCGTCAATACTACAGCCCTGCGCTGGGGCCATGATGGCACCGTTTCCATCAAAGAAGTAAGGACCATACCGGAAAAAGAAGTCAATGAAAGTACTTTTGTGAGTTGGTAA
- a CDS encoding BlaI/MecI/CopY family transcriptional regulator yields the protein MDKPTAAELEILAILWGKEQASVRQVHEELSLTKETGYTTTLKTMQNMHAKGLLARDEEKRSHIYSALISQEDTQQSLVRNFIGKAFGGSAKKLVMQALGQSEPSKEEIKEIRAFLDKIENDTQ from the coding sequence ATGGACAAGCCTACAGCAGCAGAATTAGAGATATTGGCCATTCTTTGGGGAAAGGAGCAAGCAAGTGTACGTCAGGTGCATGAAGAATTATCTTTGACCAAGGAAACCGGCTATACGACTACATTAAAAACCATGCAAAACATGCATGCCAAGGGATTGTTGGCAAGAGACGAGGAGAAAAGAAGTCATATTTATAGTGCTTTGATCTCCCAAGAAGATACCCAGCAATCTTTGGTTAGAAATTTTATAGGGAAAGCATTTGGTGGATCAGCAAAGAAGTTGGTCATGCAAGCCTTGGGTCAGAGCGAGCCTTCCAAGGAGGAAATCAAAGAGATTCGTGCGTTTTTGGATAAAATAGAAAATGATACACAATGA
- a CDS encoding TetR/AcrR family transcriptional regulator, with translation MDKREQIIEIATKLFSERGYENTALSLVCEKANVSKGLISHHFKSKDGLLREIFLKTTQLIVEINRVDKENQTPSEQLIELLDSLFSKLASDKLFFQFNLNVMVQPNTRKVLDDLIKERSSFILKKTKEIFDKIDIENSLVMSHMFIAELDGISLNYLGIYEDFPLEQIKKEIIKKYALQ, from the coding sequence ATGGATAAGCGAGAACAAATAATAGAAATAGCTACTAAATTATTCTCCGAGAGAGGATACGAGAATACAGCACTGTCGTTGGTATGCGAAAAGGCAAATGTTTCCAAAGGACTAATTTCCCATCATTTTAAGTCGAAAGATGGATTATTAAGAGAAATTTTTCTAAAAACAACACAGTTGATTGTTGAGATAAACAGAGTGGATAAGGAAAATCAAACTCCTAGCGAACAACTCATTGAACTATTAGATTCGTTATTTTCAAAACTGGCGTCAGATAAACTATTCTTCCAATTTAATCTGAATGTCATGGTTCAACCTAACACTAGAAAGGTTTTAGATGATTTAATTAAAGAGAGGTCATCTTTCATATTAAAAAAAACTAAGGAGATTTTTGATAAAATTGATATTGAGAATTCGTTGGTCATGAGCCATATGTTCATTGCTGAATTGGACGGGATATCTCTTAATTATTTAGGGATATATGAAGACTTCCCTTTAGAACAAATAAAAAAAGAAATAATTAAAAAATACGCATTACAATGA
- a CDS encoding serine hydrolase domain-containing protein, translating to MKTLFMLEYRKIRLLFIVFTLIHLTNCSSVQKVEIENFQGIIISNDSIDAYVKTKMEELKIPGASLAIINKGKLVHHQTYGYANFEKKLKVTENTIFEGASISKSVFSFFVMKYVEEGKLDLDKPLFKYLEYPDIAYDERYKKITARMVLSHRSGFPNWRENEPDNKLKIKFDPGTNFEYSGEGYQYLALVLKEIDGGNWTDLENEFQHKVAKPLKMEHSSFIPNENLEQKKAEPYDKNNNWIDLKKNYWYKKDKGNFVSASSIHTEPIDFSKWMIAVMNKEQLSKSSYDELFKPHSTITAENGITYFYSLGFASDSTKPENTYYHSGSNDGFTCWYLINTEKDWGFVVFTNSEYGIELGENLFDYLRE from the coding sequence ATGAAAACCCTTTTTATGTTAGAATACAGAAAAATTCGTTTACTATTTATTGTATTTACTCTAATTCATCTAACCAATTGTTCGTCTGTACAGAAAGTAGAAATAGAAAATTTTCAAGGCATAATTATTTCTAACGATTCAATAGATGCGTATGTCAAGACAAAAATGGAGGAGTTGAAAATTCCTGGAGCATCATTAGCTATTATCAATAAAGGAAAGTTAGTTCATCATCAAACTTATGGGTATGCCAACTTTGAAAAAAAATTAAAAGTTACCGAAAATACAATATTTGAAGGTGCCTCTATATCAAAATCGGTATTCTCTTTTTTTGTAATGAAATATGTTGAAGAAGGCAAATTAGATTTAGACAAACCTTTATTTAAATATTTAGAATATCCTGATATTGCTTATGATGAAAGGTATAAAAAAATAACTGCACGAATGGTTTTAAGTCATCGTTCTGGATTTCCAAATTGGAGAGAAAACGAACCAGACAATAAATTAAAAATTAAGTTTGACCCAGGAACTAATTTTGAATATTCTGGAGAAGGTTATCAGTATTTAGCTCTGGTCTTGAAAGAAATTGATGGAGGAAATTGGACTGACTTAGAAAATGAATTTCAGCATAAGGTTGCTAAACCCTTAAAGATGGAACATTCTTCATTTATTCCTAATGAAAATTTGGAACAAAAAAAAGCAGAACCATATGATAAGAATAATAATTGGATTGATTTGAAAAAGAATTATTGGTACAAAAAAGATAAAGGAAATTTTGTTTCAGCTTCATCAATTCATACAGAGCCAATTGATTTTTCAAAATGGATGATAGCTGTGATGAATAAAGAACAGTTAAGTAAAAGTAGTTACGATGAACTTTTTAAACCACATTCAACAATTACTGCTGAAAACGGAATAACATATTTTTATTCATTGGGATTCGCTTCTGATAGCACAAAACCCGAAAACACCTATTATCATAGCGGAAGTAATGATGGATTTACTTGTTGGTATTTAATAAATACAGAAAAAGATTGGGGTTTCGTTGTTTTTACGAATTCTGAATATGGGATAGAACTTGGAGAAAACCTATTTGATTATTTAAGAGAATAA